One Primulina huaijiensis isolate GDHJ02 unplaced genomic scaffold, ASM1229523v2 scaffold43391, whole genome shotgun sequence DNA window includes the following coding sequences:
- the LOC140970254 gene encoding profilin-3-like, with the protein MSWQSYIDDHLMADIDGCHLTAAAILGVDGSVWAQSSNFPQFKVEEISAIKTDFETPGTLAPTGLHLGGTKYMVIQGEAGAVIRGKKGAGGITIKKTGQALIIGIYDEPMTPGQCNMVVEKIGDYLIDQGL; encoded by the exons ATGTCGTGGCAATCTTATATAGATGATCATTTGATGGCCGACATCGACGGCTGCCACCTCACAGCCGCTGCTATTCTCGGCGTCGACGGCAGCGTTTGGGCCCAGAGCTCCAACTTCCCTCAG TTTAAAGTGGAGGAGATTTCTGCTATCAAAACGGACTTTGAAACTCCTGGTACACTAGCTCCTACCGGATTACACCTTGGCGGGACAAAGTACATGGTTATCCAAGGCGAGGCTGGAGCTGTCATTCGAGGGAAGAAG GGAGCTGGAGGTATTACAATCAAGAAGACCGGTCAGGCCTTAATCATTGGCATCTATGATGAACCGATGACTCCAGGTCAATGTAACATGGTTGTGGAGAAGATTGGTGATTATCTTATTGATCAGGGTCTGTAA
- the LOC140970256 gene encoding glucan endo-1,3-beta-glucosidase 13, producing MGSGFVLVSALFFMPMLFGICRAGTIGVCYGRNADDLPTPDKVVQLLQLHNIKHVRIYDSNIQILKAFSNTGIDLMIGIPNSDLLPFSQFQSNADTWLKNSILPYYPATKITYITVGAEVTEAPNNISAMVVPAMQNIFTALRKAGLHRRIKVSSTHSLGVLSRSFPPSAGAFASKHAFFLRPMLEFLAENESPFLVNIYPYYAYRDSATNVSLDYALFESSSEIIDPNTGLLYTNMFDAQIDAINFALMALNFRTIKITVTETGWPSKGTPSETAATADNAQTYNTNLIRHVINNTGTPGKPGDKTDVYIFSLFNENRKPGMESERNWGLFFPDQTSVYNLDFTGAGAVDKTTNGNITSSNGTWCVASSTASEADLQHGVDWACGSGNVDCSAIQPSQPCFEPDNLLSHASYAFNSYFQQNGATDIACSFGGAGFRTNKNPSYDNCVYTTFGGNNKTAAAANTTTTSIKSSSSVPHGCFRILGSLLMASFVVFSGLV from the exons ATGGGGAGTGGGTTTGTGCTGGTTTCTGCACTTTTTTTTATGCCGATGCTTTTTG GCATTTGCAGAGCCGGCACTATTGGCGTATGCTATGGAAGAAATGCCGATGATCTCCCGACCCCAGACAAAGTCGTCCAACTGCTTCAACTTCATAATATCAAACACGTGAGGATCTATGACTCCAACATTCAAATTCTCAAGGCCTTCTCCAATACAGGAATTGATCTGATGATCGGCATTCCCAACTCAGACCTCTTACCATTTTCCCAATTCCAATCAAATGCCGATACATGGTTAAAAAACAGTATTCTGCCGTATTATCCAGCCACAAAGATAACTTACATAACTGTGGGTGCTGAAGTGACCGAAGCTCCAAACAACATATCTGCAATGGTTGTTCCCGCAATGCAAAATATCTTTACGGCCCTGAGAAAAGCCGGTCTGCATAGAAGGATTAAGGTCTCGAGTACCCATTCGTTAGGTGTCTTGTCCAGATCATTCCCACCTTCAGCAGGCGCATTCGCCAGTAAGCATGCGTTTTTTCTCAGACCTATGCTGGAGTTTCTCGCTGAAAATGAGTCCCCCTTTTTGGTTAATATATACCCATATTACGCCTATAGGGACTCTGCTACTAATGTGTCACTTGACTATGCTCTATTTGAGTCTTCTTCAGAAATCATCGATCCGAACACCGGGTTATTATACACAAACATGTTTGATGCGCAGATTGACGCCATTAACTTCGCTCTCATGGCTTTGAATTTTAGAACTATCAAGATTACGGTAACTGAGACTGGTTGGCCTTCGAAAGGAACCCCAAGTGAGACTGCTGCCACTGCAGATAATGCTCAAACTTACAACACTAACCTGATTCGTCATGTTATAAACAATACCGGTACTCCTGGAAAACCAGGGGACAAAACTGATGTGTACATATTTTCGTTGTTTAACGAGAATAGGAAGCCTGGTATGGAATCTGAGAGGAACTGGGGTCTGTTTTTTCCAGACCAGACAAGTGTTTATAATCTTGATTTCACGGGGGCTGGTGCTGTGGATAAGACCACAAATGGGAACATCACCAGTTCGAATGGAACGTGGTGTGTTGCATCCTCTACTGCTTCGGAAGCTGATTTACAGCACGGTGTAGATTGGGCTTGTGGATCCGGAAATGTGGACTGTTCCGCTATTCAGCCAAGCCAACCTTGTTTTGAGCCAGATAACTTGTTATCTCATGCTTCTTATGCATTTAATAGCTATTTTCAGCAGAATGGAGCTACGGATATTGCTTGTAGTTTTGGAGGAGCAGGTTTCAGGACAAACAAGAATCCAA GCTATGATAACTGCGTCTACACGACATTCGG GGGCAATAATAAAACTGCTGCAGCAGCCAACACAACGACCACTTCAATAAAATCTTCATCATCTGTACCACACGGCTGCTTCCGCATTCTGGGTTCTTTGCTAATGGCTTCATTTGTGGTTTTCAGTGGTTTGGTCTGA
- the LOC140970253 gene encoding mitogen-activated protein kinase kinase 6-like: protein MKIKKPLKELKLSVPAQDSPISSFLTASGTFHDGNLLLNRNGLRLISDENESLPLEAKAIDLQFSLEDLETIKVIGKGSGGVVQLVRHKWVGTLFALKVIQMNIQEEIRKQIVQELKINQASQCPHVVVCYHSFYHNGAISLVFEYMDRGSLVDIIRQVKTILEPYLVVVCKQVLQGLVYLHHERHVIHRDIKPSNLLVNHKGEVKITDFGVSAVLATSMGQRDTFVGTYNYMAPERISGSTYDNKSDIWSLGMVILECAIGRFPYTKSEDQQSGPSFYELLQSIVGSPPPAAPPDQFSPEFCSFISACIQKDPKDRASSLELLTHPFIKKFEDKDIDLSILVGSLDPPVNFLR, encoded by the exons ATGAAGATCAAGAAACCACTCAAAGAACTCAAGCTCTCCGTGCCAGCTCAAGATTCCCCAATCTCCAGTTTCCT GACGGCGAGTGGGACATTTCACGATGGAAATTTACTGTTGAATCGGAACGGGCTGCGCTTGATTTCTGATGAGAATGAATCGCTG CCTTTAGAGGCAAAGGCGATTGATCTTCAATTCTCACTGGAAGATCTTGAGACCATCAAAGTCATTGGCAAAGGAAGTGGCGGTGTAGTTCAGCTTGTTCGTCATAAATGGGTTGGAACATTGTTTGCATTGAAG GTTATCCAGATGAATATACAGGAGGAGATTCGTAAACAAATTGTCCAGGAGCTCAAAATAAACCAAGCATCACAATGTCCTCATGTTGTAGTTTGCTATCACTCATTCTATCATAATGGAGCTATATCTCTTGTCTTCGAATATATGGACCGTGGATCTTTGGTCGATATAATTAGACAAGTGAAGACAATTCTTGAACCTTATCTTGTAGTTGTCTGCAAACAG GTTTTGCAAGGTCTTGTTTACTTGCATCACGAGAGACATGTTATACATAGAGACATTAAGCCATCAAACCTGCTAGTGAATCACAAAGGGGAAGTAAAAATTACAGATTTTGGCGTTAGTGCAGTGCTGGCAACCTCTATGGGACAACGTGATACATTTGTTGGGACTTACAATTACATGGCA CCTGAAAGAATCAGTGGGAGCACCTATGACAATAAAAGTGATATCTGGAGTCTAGGTATGGTGATCCTCGAGTGTGCTATTGGACGATTTCCTTACACAAAATCTGAAGATCAACAAAGTGGCCCGAGCTTCTATGAGCTTTTGCAATCTATTGTTGGAAGTCCACCACCTGCAGCTCCACCAGATCAATTTTCTCCAGAGTTTTGTTCATTTATCTCAGCCTG CATACAGAAGGATCCTAAAGACAGAGCTTCGTCTTTAGAACTACTG ACTCATCCGTTTATCAAGAAATTCGAAGACAAAGATATTGACCTTAGCATTTTGGTTGGGAGCTTGGATCCCCCAGTAAATTTTCTCAGATGA
- the LOC140970255 gene encoding protein IQ-domain 26-like — MGRATRWLKSLFGIKVKEKETKDYSSPDGNRWSSGHSGRDDSVLCNNPSTIPPNITPAEAAWLRSFYNDSEKEQSKHAIAVAAASAAAADAAVAAAQAAVAVVRLTNQGRGTLLVGGGREWSAAVKIQKLFRGYLARKALRALRGLVKIQALVRGYLVRRQATATLHSMQALVRAQASVRAWKTRRFINNRETLASFQARKSLENSDDARIEHPMALHSRRLSASFENAINTFDESPKIVEVDTGCWPKSRSRRGHDTWISDPGEDSTGKAISSPFPSRIPERKLTPDGQYFPNKDLVITGEECHFSTAQNTPRFSSSCGCNAPSTPARSFCVNYFSPNYMANTQSFSAKLRSQSAPKQRPEPGPKRRLSLHEMMESRNSLSDPRMQRSCSQAQQTINFKNVVLGNLGRSSEFVRENFVREKGYPIRENGLL; from the exons ATGGGAAGAGCGACGCGGTGGTTAAAATCCCTGTTCGGGATAAAGGTTAAAGAAAAGGAAACAAAGGATTATTCCTCCCCTGACGGTAACCGGTGGAGCTCTGGCCATTCCGGCAGGGATGACAGCGTTTTATGCAACAATCCATCTACCATTCCGCCCAACATTACGCCTGCGGAGGCGGCGTGGCTGAGGTCTTTCTACAACGATTCCGAAAAGGAGCAGAGCAAGCATGCGATAGCGGTGGCCGCAGCTTCGGCTGCAGCAGCTGACGCGGCTGTAGCGGCCGCACAGGCGGCAGTTGCGGTTGTTCGTCTCACCAATCAGGGAAGAGGTACGCTGTTGGTTGGCGGCGGCCGGGAATGGTCGGCCGCTGTCAAGATTCAAAAACTTTTCCGTGGATACCTG GCCCGAAAAGCCCTTCGTGCTTTGAGGGGACTGGTAAAAATTCAAGCTTTGGTGAGAGGATATTTGGTGCGTAGACAAGCAACGGCCACACTTCATAGCATGCAAGCCCTCGTAAGAGCGCAAGCCAGTGTTCGGGCCTGGAAAACAAGACGTTTCATCAACAATCGCGAAACATTAGCTTCCTTTCAGGCCCGAAAATCCCTG GAGAACTCTGATGATGCAAGAATTGAGCATCCAATGGCATTGCATAGCCGGAGGCTTTCTGCATCATTCGAGAATGCCATCAATACATTCGACGAAAGCCCGAAAATCGTGGAAGTGGACACCGGTTGCTGGCCAAAATCAAGGTCCCGGAGAGGCCACGACACATGGATATCAGATCCCGGTGAGGACTCCACTGGAAAGGCAATTTCTTCTCCGTTTCCGAGTCGAATTCCGGAACGAAAACTGACACCCGATGGCCAATATTTCCCCAATAAAGACTTGGTCATAACGGGGGAAGAATGCCATTTCTCCACCGCACAAAACACGCCAAGATTCTCCAGTTCCTGTGGGTGCAATGCACCCTCGACACCAGCAAGGAGTTTTTGCGTGAACTATTTCAGCCCGAATTACATGGCGAATACACAATCATTCAGCGCAAAACTGAGATCCCAAAGTGCTCCAAAACAGAGGCCTGAGCCAGGCCCGAAGAGGAGGCTTTCACTTCATGAGATGATGGAATCAAGAAACAGCTTGAGTGATCCCCGAATGCAGAGGTCATGCTCACAAGCTCAACAAACCATTAATTTCAAGAATGTCGTGCTAGGAAATCTTGGTAGGTCTTCTGAATTTGTTCGGGAAAATTTCGTCCGAGAAAAGGGTTATCCCATACGCGAAAATGGCTTGTTGTAA
- the LOC140970251 gene encoding uncharacterized protein: protein MKFKPPPKRKKTDAAAFESPANSTPAVSSLEKQDAVMMLIDKSTGDETHMSRVNSRIQKARDFAVTEAQQDGCMTSFRIFDSLYGNYLVPVIPTRAELGG, encoded by the exons ATGAAATTCAAGCCTCCACCAAAGAGGAAGAAAACAGATGCCGCAGCTTTCGAAAG CCCCGCTAATTCGACACCTGCTGTCTCATCACTGGAAAAACAAGACGCGGTTATGATGCTTATTGATAAATCAACA GGCGATGAGACTCATATGAGCCGTGTCAATTCAAGAATTCAAAAGGCGAGGGATTTTGCTGTAACTGAAGCACAGCAAGACGGCTGCATGACAAGTTTTAGAATATTCGACTCCCTATACGGGAATTATCTTGTCCCTGTTATTCCAACTCGAGCAGAACTCGGCGGTTAG